A single region of the Fimbriimonadaceae bacterium genome encodes:
- a CDS encoding DUF721 domain-containing protein, giving the protein MRRIKHVLNESFMQEEVVRTARAQTCLRRWVEVVGEGLAKRSWPDRYDRGTVWVAVEGSSWAQELRMLKSQILEKLTAMSGERGLFKDVRFGVRKLYQHEALAPEEAPSPPSEDDREGLSIREIYERRVARMEAAPEKPLEGPD; this is encoded by the coding sequence ATGAGAAGAATCAAGCACGTTTTGAACGAGAGCTTCATGCAAGAGGAGGTTGTGCGTACCGCCCGTGCCCAAACATGCCTCCGTAGGTGGGTGGAGGTTGTCGGTGAGGGGTTGGCGAAGCGCTCTTGGCCGGATCGCTATGATCGCGGAACCGTTTGGGTGGCTGTCGAAGGATCGAGTTGGGCGCAAGAATTGCGTATGTTGAAGAGCCAAATCCTGGAGAAATTGACGGCGATGTCCGGCGAGAGAGGTCTGTTCAAGGACGTGCGCTTTGGAGTTCGAAAACTGTATCAGCATGAGGCCCTCGCCCCCGAGGAAGCGCCCTCCCCACCCTCGGAGGACGACCGCGAAGGCCTGAGCATTCGAGAGATTTATGAACGCAGGGTCGCCCGTATGGAGGCAGCCCCGGAGAAGCCCCTTGAGGGACCAGATTGA